A part of Pseudomonas sp. HR96 genomic DNA contains:
- a CDS encoding sugar ABC transporter ATP-binding protein, translating into MIAPEQLALDIRHLSKRFPPNVIALTDASLTLRAGEVHCLLGANGAGKSTLLKIVAGAHRPDNGEMFVGGRSVELKNPQQARSAGIAMIYQELDLVGQMTVEENLMLGYTPQRFGLIAKAARRARVKAALARVGAGFSATARVETLSIANQQLAAIARALTCEARVVVMDEPSAALNETELKRVFQVIREITADGVAVLYVSHRLNEIREIGDRVTVLRAGRTLDTVNLADVDDRALVAAVVGEHRELLERAPRQPPQAGLALRVTRLQGAQGLDVRELEVRQGEIVGLAGLNGAGRSSLLKGLFGASKVASDVQLFGQPYAARTSRQAIRAGVGLVPESRKSEGLLLDAPIYRNAELVHTRHLTWFSHVRAKARSAPVLKRLQTKFDNLEQPVRQLSGGNQQKVVMAKWVIDGARLLLLDEPSRGLDVGAKADLYALARSLAEEGAGVLVASSELDELYVNCDRIWVMHEGRNVACFDPLTTPRDQIEQTILMGASA; encoded by the coding sequence ATGATCGCGCCCGAACAATTGGCCCTGGACATCCGTCACCTGTCCAAGCGCTTCCCGCCCAACGTGATTGCCCTGACCGACGCCAGCCTGACCCTGCGCGCCGGCGAAGTGCACTGCCTGCTCGGCGCCAACGGCGCGGGCAAGAGCACCCTGCTGAAGATCGTCGCCGGCGCCCATCGTCCGGACAATGGTGAAATGTTCGTCGGCGGGCGCAGCGTCGAACTCAAGAACCCACAGCAGGCCCGCAGCGCCGGCATCGCCATGATCTACCAGGAGCTCGATCTGGTCGGGCAGATGACCGTCGAGGAGAACCTGATGCTCGGCTACACCCCGCAGCGCTTTGGTCTCATCGCCAAGGCCGCCCGGCGCGCCCGGGTCAAGGCGGCGCTGGCGCGGGTCGGCGCCGGTTTCAGCGCCACCGCGCGGGTCGAGACACTGTCCATCGCCAATCAGCAACTGGCCGCCATCGCCCGCGCCCTGACCTGCGAGGCGCGGGTGGTGGTGATGGACGAGCCTTCCGCCGCGCTCAACGAAACCGAGCTCAAGCGGGTGTTCCAGGTGATCCGCGAAATCACTGCCGACGGCGTCGCGGTGCTCTACGTCAGCCACCGCCTCAATGAAATCCGCGAGATCGGCGACCGCGTCACCGTGCTGCGCGCCGGCCGCACCCTGGATACCGTCAACCTGGCCGACGTCGACGACCGCGCGCTGGTGGCCGCCGTGGTCGGCGAACACCGCGAGCTGCTCGAACGCGCCCCACGCCAGCCGCCGCAAGCGGGCCTGGCCCTGCGCGTCACCCGCCTGCAAGGCGCGCAGGGCCTGGACGTGCGCGAGCTGGAAGTGCGCCAGGGCGAAATCGTCGGCCTCGCCGGCCTCAACGGCGCCGGGCGCAGCAGCCTGCTCAAGGGTCTGTTCGGCGCCAGCAAGGTGGCCAGCGACGTGCAGCTGTTCGGCCAGCCCTATGCAGCGCGCACCTCGCGCCAGGCCATCCGCGCCGGGGTCGGCCTGGTGCCCGAGAGCCGCAAGAGCGAAGGCCTGCTGCTGGACGCGCCGATCTACCGCAACGCCGAGCTGGTGCACACCCGCCACCTCACCTGGTTCTCCCACGTCCGCGCCAAAGCGCGCAGCGCGCCGGTGCTCAAGCGTCTGCAAACCAAATTCGACAACCTCGAACAGCCGGTGCGCCAGCTGTCCGGCGGCAACCAGCAAAAGGTGGTCATGGCCAAATGGGTGATCGACGGCGCGCGCCTGCTGCTGCTCGACGAGCCCAGCCGCGGCCTGGACGTCGGCGCCAAGGCCGACCTCTACGCCCTGGCCCGCTCGCTGGCCGAAGAAGGCGCCGGGGTGTTGGTGGCCAGCAGCGAACTGGACGAACTGTACGTCAACTGCGACCGCATCTGGGTGATGCACGAAGGGCGCAACGTCGCCTGCTTCGACCCCCTCACCACCCCCCGCGATCAGATAGAGCAAACCATCCTGATGGGAGCGAGTGCCTGA
- a CDS encoding sugar-binding transcriptional regulator, producing the protein MNTSPTFDDHTGEQSGLAPRLPSESQREDLMVQVAKLYYDLEKNQSDIARETGLTRWQVSRLLRDARDSGVVRIEIVARSTRLPHLEAQLQRRYGLREALVVADNEDASALNSVTQMAARYLCNLQPAPDLIGVSWGRTLTKMAQWLTPRWNEALNVVLLNGAINTRSVGEPSHNVAERFAQAARGQATLLPVPAILGSAHTREALEQDPIIASVLQLGQKAPVACFSLGELSQRSVLLESGYIDEALLAELARRGAVGDIMGRFIGADGQVVMPELDQRTLGLHPQALRDKAWSIAVCVGAAKHAVVLACLRAGYANVLATDQATAHFLLGAAS; encoded by the coding sequence ATGAACACCTCCCCGACCTTCGACGACCACACCGGCGAGCAATCGGGCCTGGCCCCGCGCCTGCCCAGCGAGAGCCAGCGCGAGGACCTGATGGTGCAGGTGGCCAAGCTGTATTACGACCTGGAGAAGAACCAGAGCGATATCGCCCGCGAAACCGGCCTGACCCGCTGGCAGGTCAGCCGCCTGCTGCGCGACGCCCGCGACAGCGGCGTGGTGCGCATCGAAATCGTTGCCCGCTCCACCCGCCTGCCGCACCTGGAGGCCCAGTTGCAGCGCCGCTACGGCCTGCGTGAAGCGCTGGTGGTGGCCGACAACGAAGACGCCAGCGCGCTGAACAGCGTGACCCAGATGGCCGCGCGCTACCTGTGCAACCTGCAGCCGGCGCCCGACCTGATCGGCGTGTCGTGGGGCCGCACCCTGACCAAGATGGCCCAGTGGCTGACCCCGCGCTGGAACGAGGCGCTCAATGTGGTGCTGCTCAACGGCGCGATCAATACCCGATCGGTCGGCGAGCCCAGCCACAACGTCGCCGAACGCTTCGCCCAGGCCGCGCGCGGCCAGGCCACCCTGCTGCCGGTGCCAGCCATCCTTGGCAGCGCCCACACCCGCGAGGCGCTGGAGCAGGACCCGATCATCGCCAGCGTGCTGCAACTGGGGCAAAAGGCGCCGGTCGCCTGCTTCAGCCTCGGTGAACTGAGCCAGCGCTCGGTACTGCTGGAGAGCGGCTATATCGATGAAGCGCTGCTGGCCGAACTGGCCCGGCGCGGCGCCGTGGGCGACATCATGGGCCGCTTCATCGGCGCCGATGGCCAGGTGGTAATGCCCGAACTCGACCAGCGCACCCTTGGCCTGCACCCGCAGGCACTGCGCGACAAGGCCTGGTCCATCGCCGTGTGCGTCGGCGCGGCCAAACATGCCGTGGTGCTGGCCTGCCTGCGCGCCGGCTACGCCAACGTGCTGGCCACCGACCAAGCCACCGCGCATTTTCTGCTGGGAGCCGCCTCATGA
- a CDS encoding FGGY-family carbohydrate kinase has product MTLLLGLDFGTGGVRAGLYDLHSHKLVQVAEAPYATSYPELGWAEQDPDQWWSALGSACRQLMAAAGHPAVAAVCVATTASTVVAAGADGRPLRPALLWMDCRAGAESTRTAQTAHPMMNPGGDAVEWLVPKAMWLARHEPQVYAAAAHICEAVDWLNFKLTGRWVASRLNASCKWNYDTQRQRFPVELYEQLGIPELADKLPPEVIAVGGRIAPLSGDAANHLGLTRDTLVAQGGIDAHMAMLSAGTTGAGELLFIGGTSVVQLMHTPERIDVPGIWGPYPDALLDGHWLMEGGQVSAGSILNWLAQKMFGLDAAGHQQLIQRAMALKPGATGLLVLDYWMGNRTPYRAPDMRGAIMGLSLNHDRHDLYRASVEAIALGSANIFHTWRAQGIEITRVVAAGGFQNNPLWLQATVDATGVPFEMVAHDNLTLIGTAAAAACALGEFATLQEAATDFTTVGKLIEPDPHAHDCYVELLGRYRDATQSVAPISCRPAPSSVGTRRPAA; this is encoded by the coding sequence ATGACGTTATTGCTGGGGCTGGACTTCGGAACCGGTGGCGTGCGCGCCGGGCTGTACGACCTGCACAGCCACAAGCTGGTGCAGGTGGCAGAAGCCCCTTATGCCACGAGCTACCCCGAGTTGGGCTGGGCCGAGCAGGACCCTGACCAGTGGTGGTCGGCCCTGGGCAGCGCCTGCCGGCAGTTGATGGCGGCGGCCGGCCACCCTGCGGTGGCGGCGGTGTGCGTGGCGACCACGGCGTCCACTGTGGTGGCCGCCGGTGCCGACGGCCGGCCGCTGCGCCCGGCCCTGTTATGGATGGACTGCCGCGCCGGCGCCGAATCCACCCGCACCGCGCAAACCGCACACCCCATGATGAACCCCGGCGGCGATGCCGTGGAATGGCTGGTGCCCAAGGCCATGTGGCTGGCGCGCCACGAGCCGCAGGTGTACGCCGCTGCTGCGCATATCTGCGAAGCGGTGGACTGGCTCAACTTCAAGCTCACCGGGCGTTGGGTCGCCTCGCGTCTGAACGCCAGCTGCAAGTGGAACTACGACACCCAGCGCCAGCGTTTCCCCGTGGAGCTGTACGAACAACTGGGCATCCCGGAGCTGGCCGACAAGCTGCCGCCCGAAGTGATCGCCGTGGGCGGCAGGATAGCTCCGCTCAGCGGCGATGCCGCCAACCACCTGGGGCTCACCCGTGACACCCTGGTCGCCCAGGGCGGCATCGACGCGCACATGGCCATGCTCAGCGCTGGCACCACCGGCGCCGGCGAACTGCTGTTCATCGGCGGGACCTCGGTGGTGCAGTTGATGCACACCCCCGAGCGCATCGACGTGCCCGGCATCTGGGGGCCCTACCCCGACGCCTTGCTCGACGGCCATTGGCTGATGGAGGGCGGCCAGGTGTCCGCCGGCTCGATCCTCAACTGGCTGGCGCAGAAGATGTTCGGCCTCGACGCCGCCGGCCATCAACAACTCATCCAGCGCGCCATGGCACTCAAACCCGGCGCCACCGGCCTGCTGGTGCTCGACTACTGGATGGGCAACCGCACCCCCTACCGCGCGCCGGACATGCGCGGGGCAATCATGGGCCTGTCGCTCAACCACGACCGCCACGACCTCTACCGCGCCTCGGTGGAGGCCATCGCCCTGGGCTCGGCGAACATCTTTCACACCTGGCGCGCTCAAGGCATCGAGATCACCCGGGTGGTGGCCGCCGGCGGTTTCCAGAACAACCCGCTGTGGCTGCAGGCCACGGTCGACGCCACCGGCGTGCCCTTCGAGATGGTCGCCCACGACAACCTCACCCTGATCGGCACCGCCGCCGCTGCCGCCTGCGCGCTGGGCGAGTTCGCCACCTTGCAGGAGGCCGCCACCGACTTCACCACCGTCGGCAAGCTGATCGAGCCCGACCCCCACGCCCACGACTGCTATGTCGAGCTGCTCGGCCGCTACCGCGACGCCACCCAGAGCGTCGCGCCCATCAGCTGCCGGCCAGCGCCGAGCAGCGTCGGCACCCGGAGGCCTGCCGCATGA
- a CDS encoding galactitol-1-phosphate 5-dehydrogenase, with the protein MKAAVMYQPGDIRVEEVAKPEVKPGHALIRVVACGVCGSDIPRMLSKGAHRMPLICGHEFAGFIEQIGAGVEGYSIGELVTVPPMIPDVSSDQYQRGFPSRSEQYDYFGSRRDGAYAEFVNVPLSNLIKVPAGMDPIAASLVDPAAIALHALWKTDFKAGQNGAVVGCGPIGLFAIQWLKLMGAKDIVAIDIAEEKLAMAREAGATLTLLSGALDTELPRCQVVIEAAGHPSSINQAVQLTKSGGHVVFIGIPVTDVAISTATFSHFLRQEISLHGAWNSFSAPFPGDEWTASIDKLASGELKWQFMITHDLPLSELPDMFRRYAERKEVAAKVIFRP; encoded by the coding sequence GTGAAAGCTGCCGTCATGTACCAGCCAGGTGACATCCGCGTCGAAGAAGTCGCCAAACCTGAAGTCAAACCCGGCCATGCGTTGATTCGCGTGGTCGCCTGCGGGGTCTGCGGGTCGGACATCCCGCGCATGCTGAGCAAAGGCGCGCACCGCATGCCGCTGATCTGCGGGCACGAGTTCGCCGGTTTTATCGAGCAGATCGGCGCCGGTGTCGAGGGCTACAGCATCGGCGAGCTGGTGACCGTGCCGCCGATGATTCCCGACGTTTCCAGCGACCAGTACCAACGCGGGTTTCCATCGCGCTCGGAGCAATACGACTACTTCGGCAGCCGCCGCGACGGCGCCTACGCCGAGTTCGTCAACGTGCCGCTGAGCAATCTGATCAAGGTGCCAGCCGGCATGGACCCGATCGCCGCCTCGCTGGTGGACCCGGCCGCCATCGCCTTGCACGCCCTCTGGAAGACCGATTTCAAGGCCGGGCAGAACGGCGCCGTGGTCGGTTGCGGGCCCATTGGCCTGTTCGCGATTCAGTGGCTTAAATTGATGGGGGCCAAGGACATCGTCGCCATCGACATCGCCGAGGAGAAGCTGGCCATGGCCCGCGAAGCCGGTGCCACCCTGACCCTGTTGAGCGGCGCGCTGGACACCGAGCTGCCGCGCTGCCAGGTGGTGATCGAGGCGGCCGGGCACCCCAGTTCCATCAACCAGGCGGTGCAGCTGACCAAGTCGGGCGGCCACGTGGTGTTCATCGGCATTCCGGTCACGGATGTGGCCATCAGCACCGCGACCTTCTCGCACTTCCTGCGCCAGGAAATTTCCCTGCACGGCGCCTGGAACTCCTTCTCGGCGCCGTTTCCGGGAGACGAGTGGACCGCCTCGATCGACAAGCTGGCGTCCGGTGAATTGAAGTGGCAGTTCATGATCACCCACGACCTGCCCCTCAGCGAGCTGCCGGACATGTTCCGCCGCTACGCCGAGCGCAAGGAAGTGGCGGCCAAGGTGATCTTCCGCCCCTGA
- a CDS encoding substrate-binding domain-containing protein yields the protein MLLARLFARHKTALAIAIAATALGSLPAQAKDLKIGFSQVTLQSPFYVQLRDGAKAAAAQGGDTLIFLDANGDISKQNNDIQDLLTQKVDVLIIDPVNPDSVGASLDAANAKGVPVIAVDRAINGTVATTIGRDNVKMGELSGGALLAALKAKNISDGEIIEIQGDAGGTVMQQRRKGFHTAFAGTPFKIIDGPYSEYMRANAVTAMQDLLQAHPKVKAVFAHNDDMAMGALQVLDERGRKDVLVAGVDGLSEAINAIANGDQYVATALNDPTFLGQTAIDTARKVVAKQSVPTFVDAGTALLTKANVAQVPHTATFGEYRPGGQ from the coding sequence ATGCTGCTCGCCCGTCTGTTCGCCCGTCACAAAACCGCCTTGGCCATCGCCATCGCCGCCACCGCCCTGGGCAGCCTGCCCGCCCAGGCCAAGGACCTGAAGATCGGCTTCAGCCAGGTCACCCTGCAATCGCCCTTCTATGTGCAACTGCGTGACGGCGCCAAGGCTGCGGCCGCCCAGGGTGGCGACACGCTGATCTTTCTCGACGCCAACGGTGACATCAGCAAACAGAACAATGACATCCAGGACCTGCTGACGCAGAAGGTCGACGTGCTGATCATCGATCCGGTCAACCCCGACTCGGTCGGCGCCTCCCTGGATGCCGCCAACGCCAAGGGCGTGCCGGTGATCGCCGTAGACCGCGCGATCAATGGCACGGTCGCCACCACCATCGGCCGCGACAACGTGAAGATGGGCGAGCTGTCCGGTGGCGCCCTGCTGGCGGCGCTGAAAGCGAAAAACATCAGCGACGGCGAGATCATCGAGATCCAGGGCGACGCCGGCGGCACGGTGATGCAGCAGCGGCGCAAGGGTTTCCACACGGCGTTCGCCGGCACCCCGTTCAAGATCATCGACGGCCCCTACAGCGAATACATGCGTGCCAACGCGGTGACCGCCATGCAGGACCTGCTGCAGGCCCACCCCAAGGTCAAGGCGGTGTTCGCGCACAACGACGACATGGCCATGGGCGCCCTGCAGGTGTTGGACGAGCGCGGCCGCAAGGACGTGCTGGTGGCCGGCGTCGACGGCCTGTCCGAGGCCATCAATGCCATCGCCAACGGCGACCAGTACGTGGCCACGGCGCTCAACGACCCGACCTTCCTTGGCCAGACCGCCATCGACACCGCGCGCAAGGTGGTGGCCAAGCAATCGGTACCGACCTTCGTCGACGCCGGCACCGCGCTGCTGACCAAGGCCAATGTCGCCCAGGTGCCGCACACGGCCACGTTCGGCGAGTACCGGCCAGGCGGTCAGTAA
- the deoC gene encoding deoxyribose-phosphate aldolase → MTTPHSPYAAYIDHTVLAADASQASVRRLCEEAIELGFKSVCVNSANVPLAAECLRGQAPLVCSVVGFPLGAGLSAAKAFEARAAIAAGAGEIDMVLNIGWLKDGLLDQVRADIAEVLQACGDVPLKVILETCLLDETQKVQACEICRDLSVAFVKTSTGFSSGGATVEDVQLMRRVVGPSMGVKASGGVRSAETAQAMIEAGATRLGSSSGVTIVKAETAVADGY, encoded by the coding sequence ATGACCACCCCTCACAGCCCTTATGCGGCCTATATCGACCACACGGTGCTGGCCGCCGATGCTTCCCAGGCCAGCGTGCGCCGGCTGTGCGAGGAAGCCATCGAATTGGGTTTCAAATCGGTATGCGTCAACAGCGCCAACGTGCCGCTGGCCGCCGAATGCCTGCGCGGCCAGGCGCCGCTGGTGTGCTCGGTGGTGGGCTTCCCGCTGGGCGCCGGCTTGAGCGCCGCCAAGGCTTTCGAAGCGCGCGCGGCGATTGCCGCCGGAGCCGGCGAAATCGACATGGTGCTGAACATCGGCTGGCTCAAGGACGGCCTGCTCGACCAGGTGCGCGCCGACATCGCCGAGGTATTGCAGGCCTGCGGTGACGTACCCTTGAAAGTGATTCTGGAAACCTGCCTGCTCGACGAAACGCAAAAGGTCCAGGCCTGCGAAATCTGCAGGGACCTGAGCGTGGCGTTCGTGAAAACATCGACCGGCTTCAGCAGCGGCGGGGCAACGGTCGAAGACGTGCAGCTGATGCGCCGGGTGGTCGGACCATCGATGGGCGTCAAGGCTTCGGGCGGGGTTCGCAGTGCCGAAACGGCGCAGGCAATGATCGAGGCGGGGGCTACACGATTGGGTTCAAGTTCCGGCGTAACGATCGTCAAGGCCGAGACGGCGGTAGCTGACGGATACTGA
- a CDS encoding DUF2790 domain-containing protein — MKYAMIATLMLFSAFASAQGNSKNGLTDAGQVSAGQHLDIAKVISLTHDADNGGGCNPVGTHLKYQDSTGVTHTLNYKAFAAGDVNCQNG, encoded by the coding sequence ATGAAATACGCCATGATCGCCACCCTGATGCTCTTCAGCGCCTTTGCTTCGGCCCAGGGCAACAGCAAGAACGGCTTGACCGACGCAGGCCAGGTCAGCGCCGGGCAGCATCTGGACATCGCCAAGGTGATCAGCCTGACCCATGATGCCGACAACGGCGGTGGCTGCAACCCGGTCGGTACTCACCTGAAGTATCAGGACAGCACGGGCGTGACTCATACCCTGAACTACAAGGCGTTCGCGGCCGGTGATGTGAACTGCCAGAATGGTTGA
- a CDS encoding Bro-N domain-containing protein, whose protein sequence is MPNPQTPTLFTRHNRPLHTLWLESQAWFHARDLGRLMGRYLDAHALRKLDADQTRTLCLLQYGEYHDTLMVSESGAYSLLVHHHVPENRSLRRWLTHEVIAVIRDAQLPANESAPSVSVMQWPGLRLRLLHWQNEPWMRMRDLPQMLDSPEIRHGQPSSKVAGWWKASARLFG, encoded by the coding sequence ATGCCTAACCCCCAAACCCCCACCCTCTTCACCCGCCACAACCGCCCCCTGCACACCCTATGGCTCGAATCCCAGGCCTGGTTTCACGCCCGCGACCTGGGTCGCCTGATGGGTCGCTATCTCGATGCACACGCCCTGCGCAAACTCGACGCCGACCAGACCCGTACCCTCTGTCTTCTCCAGTACGGCGAGTACCACGACACCCTGATGGTCAGCGAGTCTGGCGCCTACTCCTTGCTCGTCCATCACCACGTGCCGGAAAACCGCAGCCTGCGGCGCTGGCTGACCCACGAGGTGATTGCGGTGATCCGCGATGCCCAGCTGCCGGCCAATGAGTCGGCGCCCAGCGTCAGCGTGATGCAGTGGCCAGGGCTGCGGTTGCGCCTGCTGCATTGGCAGAACGAGCCGTGGATGCGGATGCGGGATTTGCCGCAAATGCTGGATAGCCCGGAGATCCGGCACGGGCAGCCTTCGTCGAAGGTGGCAGGTTGGTGGAAGGCTTCGGCGCGGTTGTTTGGCTGA
- a CDS encoding very short patch repair endonuclease, with translation MDVVDPATRSRMMSGIRGKNTKPELLVRSFLHANGYRFRLHRKDLPGNPDVVLPKLRTCLFVHGCFWHRHVGCRYATTPKTRAEFWNDKFLKNVERDLNNIQALEASGWNVLIIWECQLKEDSQALEKLSDQLEQQRAALSGKPSK, from the coding sequence ATGGATGTAGTCGATCCAGCTACCCGCTCACGGATGATGTCAGGGATACGCGGGAAGAACACCAAACCTGAACTGCTGGTAAGAAGCTTCCTGCACGCAAACGGCTACCGTTTCCGGCTTCACCGCAAGGATCTCCCTGGCAACCCCGATGTGGTACTGCCCAAGCTCAGGACCTGCCTGTTCGTACACGGTTGCTTTTGGCACCGCCACGTGGGGTGCCGCTATGCGACCACACCCAAAACCCGAGCAGAATTCTGGAATGACAAATTCCTGAAAAACGTAGAGCGCGATCTCAACAACATTCAAGCGTTGGAAGCCAGCGGATGGAACGTGCTGATTATTTGGGAATGTCAGCTCAAGGAAGACAGCCAGGCGTTGGAGAAGCTTTCGGACCAGCTAGAACAGCAGCGGGCAGCGCTGTCGGGGAAACCCTCGAAATAG